DNA sequence from the Paenibacillus physcomitrellae genome:
CAGAAAGTGCTGGGAAAGCTGCTGCGGGAGAAAATTTCCATCCGGGACATGGTGTCGATTTTCGAAACGCTTGCTGATTACGGTCAGTACACCAAAGACCCCGAGGTGCTTACGGAATATGTCCGGCAGGCATTGTCCCGTCAGATTACCCAGCAGTTTACGAATCAGGGTGAAACGATGCAGGTAATTACCGTCGGTCCTTCTCTGGAGAAGAAAATAGCCGAAAGTGTCCAGCAGACCGAACAGGGCAGCTACGTAGCGCTTGATCCGGTGTCAACCCAAACGGTCTATCAGAAGTTGAACGAGCAGATTAACCGGTTGATCCAGTCCGGCCAGCAGCCGATTGTCTTAACTTCGCCGACGATCCGAATGTACCTGAGGCAAGTCATGGAACGAACTTTGCAGGACGTTCCGGTTCTCTCTTACAGCGAACTGGAGCCTAATGTAGAGATTCAAAGTGTGGGAGTGGTCAATCTGTGAGAGTAAAACGTTATATCGTAGAGACCATGCCAGATGCCATGCTCAGAATCCGCAAGGATTTGGGCGGTGACGCCGTTATCCTCAGTACCAAAAAGATCAAGGTCGGCGGTTTTCTAGGCATGTTTGGCAAGGTAAAGCTGGAGGTCATCGCGGGGGTTGATGAATCCGAAAGGACGGAACCCGCGCTCCGAAACAATTCTTCGGAACCCAAACGTGATGCCGTACGGACGGCAAGCCGCACGGATTCCGCTCCAACTCCACCTGGCGCCTATTCTAACGGTGCCGGACAGGAAGAGGGGAGAGGCAGAGCTGCGGAACCGCCTGTTGTCCGGCATTCACCGGCTGGCCAAGCCCAAACGGCTGGGCGGGTTGGCGCGCAGGCTTATCGCCGGACTGCTGATTTGGTGTCAGGCGTGAGTATTGAAGATACTCCGCAAGTTCAAGGCCATCCACAAACCCAAAGCGCATCGGCTGAAATCCTGCCGAAAGCGGATCCGGGCAGTCAGAATGGGCCAAACGCGGAGCAAGCTGGAAAGACAGCTTTGTGGATGGAGGAGTCTGCTGCTTCTATAGAAGTACCCGCAGCAATGCGAGAGGCAATAACCAAGGAAGCCAGTCATCCCAATGAGGATTTATTCAAAAGTTTGCTTTTGAATGACATTCAGCAAATGAAAACGATGATGAACAAACTAGCCCGGGAGCATAGTGATGAACGAATTTTGCCTGAACCGCTTGAGGGCATCTTAAATCGTTTGAAAGCGCAGGAAATCGATCCCGAGTTGGCTGAAAGCTGGATCAA
Encoded proteins:
- the flhF gene encoding flagellar biosynthesis protein FlhF, whose product is MRVKRYIVETMPDAMLRIRKDLGGDAVILSTKKIKVGGFLGMFGKVKLEVIAGVDESERTEPALRNNSSEPKRDAVRTASRTDSAPTPPGAYSNGAGQEEGRGRAAEPPVVRHSPAGQAQTAGRVGAQAYRRTADLVSGVSIEDTPQVQGHPQTQSASAEILPKADPGSQNGPNAEQAGKTALWMEESAASIEVPAAMREAITKEASHPNEDLFKSLLLNDIQQMKTMMNKLAREHSDERILPEPLEGILNRLKAQEIDPELAESWIKPAYEAWEASGESLGELELKQKVRGEIGRFLETRLSEGIADTARMVYVAGPTGVGKTTTIAKMAADQIFRKQKKVGFITADTYRISAVEQLRTYASILNVPLEIVQSPGDMKRAAARLEHCDLIFMDTAGRNYLNELYVAELHSLLAVKEQSETCLVLSLTSKSKDMKTIAEHFSKYGLDKVIFTKLDETESCGGLFNLLSEYPLKLLFLTNGQNVPDDLVSADQELLLNMLLGDESV